In one window of Chryseobacterium phocaeense DNA:
- a CDS encoding class I SAM-dependent methyltransferase has translation MEKDELKILAQNLANPQGEKGVEIAEMMHETNISMTMESIKTLLIEDDEHILEIGHGNAGHLKNILNRAQNLKYTGVDISETMYNEARKLNKDFESQAEFVLYEGKKLPFEDKTFDKIFTVNTVYFWEEPVEFLNEIYRVLKKDGTFVLTFGQRKFMETLPFTEFNFTMYSNSEMEQLVSKSHFKRMKISEKEEDIPGKSRNETVHRIYTVLTIKK, from the coding sequence ATGGAAAAAGATGAATTAAAAATCCTCGCTCAGAATCTCGCCAATCCGCAAGGAGAAAAAGGGGTCGAGATTGCAGAGATGATGCATGAAACCAACATCAGCATGACTATGGAAAGCATTAAAACGCTTTTAATAGAAGATGATGAGCATATCCTTGAAATAGGACACGGAAATGCCGGGCACCTGAAAAATATTCTGAACAGAGCACAAAACCTGAAATATACAGGCGTAGATATCTCCGAAACCATGTACAATGAAGCCAGAAAGCTGAATAAAGATTTTGAAAGCCAGGCGGAATTTGTACTGTACGAAGGCAAAAAACTTCCTTTTGAAGATAAGACATTTGACAAAATATTTACAGTAAACACAGTCTATTTCTGGGAAGAACCGGTTGAGTTTCTCAATGAGATCTACAGGGTTCTCAAGAAAGACGGAACTTTTGTTCTCACGTTCGGACAGAGGAAGTTCATGGAAACCCTGCCGTTTACAGAATTCAATTTTACGATGTACAGCAACAGTGAAATGGAACAGCTGGTTTCTAAAAGCCACTTCAAAAGAATGAAAATTTCCGAAAAAGAAGAAGATATACCAGGCAAATCCAGAAACGAAACCGTCCATAGAATTTACACAGTTTTAACCATAAAAAAATAA